The Esox lucius isolate fEsoLuc1 chromosome 5, fEsoLuc1.pri, whole genome shotgun sequence genome includes a region encoding these proteins:
- the LOC105005622 gene encoding transcription factor Sox-8: protein MTEEKNKSFNDHPCSPNGTGSSMSQDDSDSDAPFSPTGSDGQAPGHSPGDEITPKLDTNEEDNRFPACIRDAVSQVLKGYDWSLVPMPARGDRSVKNKPHVKRPMNAFMVWAQAARRKLADQYPHLHNAELSKTLGKLWRLLSETEKRPFVEEAERLRVQHKRDYPDYKYQPRRRKSTKPVQSDSDSSADLVHLHPGQIYKAEPGLARLPSMGEGHQHPERTGHPHGPPTPPTTPKEEMLPGVKHEGRRPLDGGRQNIDFSNVDISELSTDVISNMEAFDVHEFDQYLPLNGHSAAPPPPDHGGPNTPSGSLGPAPYIQTPWSPKGAGPAPLPSSSSSSDGDAVHHRAQIKTEQLSPSHYSSQPSHSSPPTPLSPSSSSLPGSQCDYADFQSPSYYSAYSSYPAALYQYPYFHSSRRPYGSPLVNNLALPPPHSHSPTATWEQPVYTTLTRP from the exons ATGACGGAGGAAAAGAACAAGTCATTCAACGACCATCCATGCAGTCCAAATGGAACAGGTAGCTCAATGTCGCAGGATGACTCGGATTCGGACGCCCCGTTCTCTCCAACTGGCTCGGATGGACAGGCGCCCGGGCATTCACCCGGCGACGAAATTACACCAAAACTGGACACCAACGAGGAGGATAACCGGTTTCCCGCGTGCATCAGGGACGCAGTGTCTCAGGTGCTGAAAGGATATGACTGGTCGCTGGTACCAATGCCCGCACGGGGAGACCGGTCTGTGAAAAACAAACCCCATGTGAAGCGACCGATGAACGCGTTCATGGTTTGGGCGCAGGCAGCACGCAGGAAACTGGCGGACCAGTACCCCCATCTCCACAACGCCGAGCTCAGCAAAACATTAGGGAAGCTCTGGCG CCTTCTGTCTGAAACTGAAAAGAGGCCATTTGttgaagaggcagagagactaAGAGTTCAACATAAGAGAGACTATCCTGACTACAAGTACCAACCCCGGAGAAGGAAGAGCACCAAGCCAGTCCAGAGTGACTCTGACTCCAGTGCTGATCTGGTCCACCTGCACCCGGGCCAGATATACAAGGCTGAACCTGGTCTGGCCAGACTGCCTTCCATGGGGGAAGGGCATCAACACCCAGAGAGGACGG GCCATCCCCACGgtccccccacaccccccaccacccccaagGAAGAGATGCTCCCAGGGGTGAAACATGAGGGCCGGCGTCCCCTGGACGGTGGGCGACAGAACATCGATTTCAGCAACGTGGACATCTCCGAGCTGAGCACCGACGTCATCAGCAACATGGAGGCCTTCGACGTCCACGAGTTTGACCAGTACCTACCTCTCAACGGGCACAGCGCCGCCCCCCCGCCTCCGGACCACGGAGGACCCAACACGCCGTCTGGGTCCCTCGGCCCCGCCCCCTACATCCAGACACCTTGGAGTCCCAAAGGGGCGGGGCCGGCTCCCcttccctcctcctcatcctccagtGACGGCGATGCCGTTCACCACAGAGCGCAGATCAAGACGGAGCAGCTGAGTCCCAGCCACTACAGCAGCCAGCCCTCCCACAGCTCCCCGCCAACCCCCCTCagcccctcttcctcctcccttccCGGCTCCCAGTGTGATTATGCAGACTTCCAGAGCCCCAGCTACTACAGCGCCTACTCCAGCTACCCCGCTGCCCTTTATCAGTACCCTTACTTCCACTCCTCCAGGCGCCCCTACGGCAGCCCGCTCGTCAACAACCTAGCCCTCCCGCCGCCCCACAGCCACAGCCCGACCGCAACCTGGGAGCAGCCGGTCTATACCACACTCACCAGGCCGTAG